TTGAGCGATGGTGTCGGACCCTCGGCGTAGGAAAGCTTGTGGTCTGATTCAAGCGAAGTATTGTTTCACCCGATTGTACACCGAGGGAACTGATGAAAATGGATGTAGCGACAGATGAGCTCTCTGATATCGAGGGACGATTACAAAAGGTCCTCAGTGTTGCCCGGGATCTGAGCGTGACCACCGACCGCAATGAACTCCTACGCAAAATTACGCAGACCAGCTGCGAGGTGCTGGGATTTGGGTCCACTTCTGTCGCGATTCTCGAAGGTGACGGACGTTTTCGCATCAAGGCGATGACGAGTATCCGTGGCGACCTGAAGATGGAGGATTTTCACGACTACTCGATGCCTTTGGGAGAGCTAGAGGAGCTTCTTGGGGTGGCACGCCGGATCGGCGACATCTACTGGGTGGAAGGTTCGGAGCCGCTACTTGACACGTTAGTGGAGCGTGGCTCGGTGGTCGCAACGGTGCCATCGGTGCCCGGCGGCCAGTGGCAGTCACGTTCGCTGTTGATTGCTCCACTCTATCGGCCGCCTGCTGAGATCTTCGGTGTGGTCTTTCCTGATGACCCACTCGATGGGAGAGTGCCCACGCTCGAGCGTTCTATTCTGATCGCGACGTTAGCGCACTTTGCTTCGCTCGCCATTCAGCTGCACGAGAACCGCAGCTACGCTGATGCACAGCTGCGCATTCTGACTGCGCAACGGGAGCGGTTGAGTGAGCTCTTCCGCGCGAGCAATGACGTGCAACGTGCCGGGCAGCTGGAGGAGATTCTGCAGACGACAGCGGATGCGGTCACTTCGGCTGGTGGTTTTCGCCGTTCGGCCATCTACCTGCGCAGTGACGACAACCTTGAATTGCGGGTGACCTCTGGGATCGAGCAGGACGAGCGAGCCCGACTCCATGAGAGCGGTCCGATCGAACTCAGTCGCTTTGCCGAGATAATGCAACCCCAAATGCGGTTGTCACGTTCCTACCTCTTCGACCACCGCAAGTATCCACTGCCCGACCAACTAGGTCGCCAACTCTCCATCCCTGATCGGCCGCATGTGGAGGAGGGAGACGGCCTTTGGGATCCTAGAGACTCGCTGACGATTCCCATCATCGAATCGGGACAACTCCTGGGAGTGATCTCGGCTGATGAGCCAGGCGATGGACGGTTCCCAGACCTTGAGCAGATTCAGGCGCTGGAGTTCTTTGCGGACCAGGCGGGTATTGCGGTGTCGCAGATGATGCAGTACGATCTCTTGCGAGAGCTTGCAGAGACCGATCCACTCACCGGATTGATGAACCGCAGGAGCTTTTGGTCGCTTGCTGAGCGACTCGTTGTCAATGCACGCGGTAGCGGTTTCGAGATGGCAGCCATGTTCATCGACCTTGACCACTTCAAAGTGGTCAACGATCATTTCGGACATTCGGTTGGTGATCTCGTTATCAAAGAGGCAGCACTCAATATTCAGAATCGCCTACGCACGCAAGATGTCGTCGCACGATTTGGCGGTGAGGAGTTTGTCGTCTTTTTGACTGGCGTTGACCAGGTTCAGGCGCTGAGCCTGGCTGAGTCGCTTCGGATGGTGCTTGCGTCGGTCTCGGTTCCTACTATGGAGGGTGCGATCACCGCCTCGATTGGCGTGGCGGTAGCCTCCCCTGCGGTGCGTCGATTCTCCCCGAGGGGGCTCATCGAGGAGCTGCTACGTATGGCGGACTCCGGTCTCTACGACGCAAAAGCGCGTGGGCGAAACCGGGTCCAGCTTGGAGGAGTTCTAGACTCCTAAGCATCTGGCCACACGCTAGCGACGCGAGGAGAACCTATGAGCAACTACTGGCATCCCTTTGGACAGCTTTATCAAGCGAGTCACGATCCGGTCATCTTTGATCATGGCGAAGGGGTCTACGTCTATGACGAAGCGGGAAGACGCTACCTTGATGGTACGGCAGCACTTTGGTACGCTAACATTGGCCACGGCCGGACTGAGATAGCTGATGCCATCTACGCACAGGCAAAGAAACTCGCCGGCTACTCGACCTTTGGCAACTTTTCGAATCGACCAGCGGAAGAGCTCGCCACTTTTCTCTCTGAGCGGGCGCCGATGAAGGATGCTCAGATTTTCTTTGTGCAAGGTGGGGGTGATGCCGTCGAGACGGCAATTAAGTTGGCACGCCGCTATCAGTTTGAACTGGGCCATCCGGAGAGAACGGCCATTATTTCACGGATGAATGGTTACCACGGGACGTGGGGTTTTGGCACGTCGGTTGGAGGTATCGAAGCCAACCGCCAGGGGTTTGGCGATCTAGTACCGGACACCTATCGGGTTCCTTACGATGAGGTAGAGGCGGTTGAGGCAGAGATCGTTCGCCTCGGCGAGGAGCATGTTGCGGCGGTGATCGCCGAGCCGGTCATCGGTGCGGGCGGAGTGTATCCTCCTCCAGTCGGTTATTTCACCTCGTTGAGGGAGATTTGTGATCGACACGGGGTGCTCTTGATCGCGGACTCTGTCATCTGTGGATTCGGAAGATTGGGGAGTTGGTTTGGAGTCGAGCGTTTTGACATCTCCCCTGACCTCATCACCTTCGCCAAAGGGGTAACGAGTGGATATCTGCCGCTTGGTGGTGTCGTTGTTGCCGAGCATGTCGCCGCACCTTTTGCTCGCCAGGACTCTCCCGTATTTCGACATGGTCCCACCTATGGTGGGCATCCGACGTGCACGGCGGCTGGTATGAGGAATTGTCGGATACTTGAAGAGGAGGCGATTCTGGAGCGCGGTGCCCTGCTTGAGGGTACGCTGCTAGAGAGCCTGCAGCCTGCGCTGCAATTCTCGGCCATCTCCGAGGTGCGCGGTGGCGTGGGTCTGTTGGCGGCCGTGGAGGTCGCGCCTCAGGTACGCTCCCAAGATTCCTCGGCGGTTGATCGATTGGCAGGCATCGTCCGTCGGAATGGACTCATCACTCGGGTGTTGGGTCAGGGCCTCGCCTTCTCACCGCCGCTGATCATTGAGCCGGGACAATTGGAGGAACTGGGTCAGATCGTCATGACCTCCCTTGCGGAGTGGGAGTCCTCGCTGTCCAGCTGAGCCGATGGTACCGGGTTGATTCTGCGCTGATATCGCGCGAGGAGCTGATATCGCGCGAGGAGCTGGTTTCGGGCTTGTCATGCTCGGTGATTCTCTCGTTCTGGGTCGGGAGTCGTCAACCCAGAAAGCCTCGGTCGACCGCGATAGTGGCGGCGTTAATACCGCTGGTGGGGTGCGTGGCGAGGAAGGCCACGACACTGGCGATGTCGTCGGGTGTGTTGAGTGTGGGTTCGAGTTGCTGGGCCAGGAATGCAGTTGGCGATGCAAGATTGTAGACCGCGGCGGTGGCCTGAAGAAGAGCGGTATCCGTCGAACCGGGGGCGACCATATTGATGTGCACACCGTTTGGTAGCTCCTCGCGAGCGAGGGCGGCGAGGAATCCGTGGACGGCGTGCTTGGCTCCACAGTAGTGCCCGAGTTGGGGAAGTCCGCGTAGTCCTGCGGCTGAGGTGATCGCGATGAAAACGCCCTGGGTGGTCCTCAACGAGGGCATCGTGGCCATGGCGAGGTGGACGACTCCCCAATAGTCGACGGCAAAGATCTCGTGGGCCTGTTCTGGATCCAACTCGAGCGATGAAGCGGATCCGGCAAGGACACCAGCACATGCCACCACGACTTGGACTGGACCAAAGGTGCTTACCAAGCGCTCAACAAGGGCTGATAGCTGGGCTGAGTCGCGTACATCGCAGGGTTCTGGTTGGATGTGCTCTCCTTTGATGCCCTCAAGATCGTGCAAAGAGGAGAGGGGGTAAGGCATGCTCGATGTCCTCGGAGCGTCAACCGCCACGACATAGAAACCCAACGAGGCCAGCGCCTGCACCGTCGCCAGTCCGATTCCACGAGCGCCGCCGGTGACGATGGCGAGCGGACGATCTCGATCGCTAGGAGCTCCGATCACTGGCTGACCTGATCGAAGGTTCGGACGAGATCAGCTGCCAAGGCGGCGAGGATCGCCAGACCTTCTTCGCGGTTCGCGCCAGCTGGATCACCAAGGACGCCGCTCGAACTCACCCCGCGGATACCGTCACTCGCCAAGATTGTCCCTACCGACGAGAGGGAGCCATTGTACCCGGATACTGCTTGGTTGAGATGGACGAGATCTGGACGCAGTGCGAGCATGACGGAGGTCTCCGTGCGACCAGCGTGGGCGTCTGGCTCCCAGATTCCCCTGGCGTCGGCGGGCAGTTCCCACTGGGCGGCCGCCTCGACGAGTACGTGGGTTCTTGGTATCCAGAAGGGTTGGCTCGCTGTCAAAAATGCCGGTAAGTTGCCCCCGTGGGCACTTACGAGTAGTGTTCGGGATTGGACGGGGTCATTGGTCGTGAGCACCTTCAGCAAGGAAGCGAGGAGATTGGTGCCCATCGAGAAGGTTCCTTGAAAGGACGAGTGTTCGTCCGATGCTGAGAGCGGTAGTGGCGGTGCAAGGAGGAGTCGGTCTCCCCGAAGACGACAAAGCTCCTCGATGAGTGCTGTGGTGATGTGAGAGTCAGTTCCGATGGGAAGATGGGGGCCGTGCTGTTCGATGGAGCCAATCGGGATGACGAGAACGCGATTACGAATACGTTCCTCAAACTCGGGTCGTGTGAGATCGGCAATTGTGGTCGTCATCGGCAACACCCCCTTGCTAACGAGAGTAGACGAGGTGCGAGAGCTCTCGGCTATGGATACCTACGATCACAGGCGACGTGGAGTACGCTACCCAGCAGTTTGCTGCGGCGTTGAGCGTTCGCGTCGCTAATTTGGTGGAGCTATCGGCACGGTCTCGGATCCGGTTATGGACGCGCCCGCTGGGGCGTTGCAGACGGACTTCTCGGCTGATGCGCAG
This window of the Ferrimicrobium sp. genome carries:
- a CDS encoding aspartate aminotransferase family protein, whose amino-acid sequence is MSNYWHPFGQLYQASHDPVIFDHGEGVYVYDEAGRRYLDGTAALWYANIGHGRTEIADAIYAQAKKLAGYSTFGNFSNRPAEELATFLSERAPMKDAQIFFVQGGGDAVETAIKLARRYQFELGHPERTAIISRMNGYHGTWGFGTSVGGIEANRQGFGDLVPDTYRVPYDEVEAVEAEIVRLGEEHVAAVIAEPVIGAGGVYPPPVGYFTSLREICDRHGVLLIADSVICGFGRLGSWFGVERFDISPDLITFAKGVTSGYLPLGGVVVAEHVAAPFARQDSPVFRHGPTYGGHPTCTAAGMRNCRILEEEAILERGALLEGTLLESLQPALQFSAISEVRGGVGLLAAVEVAPQVRSQDSSAVDRLAGIVRRNGLITRVLGQGLAFSPPLIIEPGQLEELGQIVMTSLAEWESSLSS
- a CDS encoding SDR family oxidoreductase, with the translated sequence MIGAPSDRDRPLAIVTGGARGIGLATVQALASLGFYVVAVDAPRTSSMPYPLSSLHDLEGIKGEHIQPEPCDVRDSAQLSALVERLVSTFGPVQVVVACAGVLAGSASSLELDPEQAHEIFAVDYWGVVHLAMATMPSLRTTQGVFIAITSAAGLRGLPQLGHYCGAKHAVHGFLAALAREELPNGVHINMVAPGSTDTALLQATAAVYNLASPTAFLAQQLEPTLNTPDDIASVVAFLATHPTSGINAATIAVDRGFLG
- the mftE gene encoding mycofactocin biosynthesis peptidyl-dipeptidase MftE codes for the protein MTTTIADLTRPEFEERIRNRVLVIPIGSIEQHGPHLPIGTDSHITTALIEELCRLRGDRLLLAPPLPLSASDEHSSFQGTFSMGTNLLASLLKVLTTNDPVQSRTLLVSAHGGNLPAFLTASQPFWIPRTHVLVEAAAQWELPADARGIWEPDAHAGRTETSVMLALRPDLVHLNQAVSGYNGSLSSVGTILASDGIRGVSSSGVLGDPAGANREEGLAILAALAADLVRTFDQVSQ
- a CDS encoding sensor domain-containing diguanylate cyclase; protein product: MKMDVATDELSDIEGRLQKVLSVARDLSVTTDRNELLRKITQTSCEVLGFGSTSVAILEGDGRFRIKAMTSIRGDLKMEDFHDYSMPLGELEELLGVARRIGDIYWVEGSEPLLDTLVERGSVVATVPSVPGGQWQSRSLLIAPLYRPPAEIFGVVFPDDPLDGRVPTLERSILIATLAHFASLAIQLHENRSYADAQLRILTAQRERLSELFRASNDVQRAGQLEEILQTTADAVTSAGGFRRSAIYLRSDDNLELRVTSGIEQDERARLHESGPIELSRFAEIMQPQMRLSRSYLFDHRKYPLPDQLGRQLSIPDRPHVEEGDGLWDPRDSLTIPIIESGQLLGVISADEPGDGRFPDLEQIQALEFFADQAGIAVSQMMQYDLLRELAETDPLTGLMNRRSFWSLAERLVVNARGSGFEMAAMFIDLDHFKVVNDHFGHSVGDLVIKEAALNIQNRLRTQDVVARFGGEEFVVFLTGVDQVQALSLAESLRMVLASVSVPTMEGAITASIGVAVASPAVRRFSPRGLIEELLRMADSGLYDAKARGRNRVQLGGVLDS